In Gossypium arboreum isolate Shixiya-1 chromosome 6, ASM2569848v2, whole genome shotgun sequence, the following are encoded in one genomic region:
- the LOC108466733 gene encoding uncharacterized protein LOC108466733, whose translation MAKKVQRRAASRRKLQLLRTLTNSKSVRRRSIILNVLLHFHKLKVKLEEIQREYQNLMAIRNEYFNLLKHIQIPKEVKVEKLGEDQFVVKVRCNRGGDKLVSIVEAFEELGLNVVRARVCCNHFFAMEAIVVAQDQQTTKTKDVTQAILKAIDKQGGERILVT comes from the exons ATGGCAAAAAAGGTTCAAAGAAGAGCAGCATCTCGTAGAAAGCTTCAGCTTCTGCGAACTCTTACCAATTCCAAATCT GTTAGAAGGAGGTCCATCATCTTAAATGTTCTTCTCCATTTTCACAAGCTTAAAGTCAAGTTGGAAGAAATACAAAGAGAGTACCAAAACCTTATGGCTATCAGAAACGAATATTTCAATCTGTTGAAGCATATACAAATCCCAAAG GAAGTGAAAGTGGAGAAGCTTGGGGAAGATCAGTTTGTGGTTAAAGTGAGGTGCAACAGAGGAGGGGATAAGTTGGTGTCAATTGTAGAGGCGTTTGAAGAACTGGGTCTTAATGTTGTTCGAGCTAGAGTTTGTTGCAACCATTTCTTTGCCATGGAAGCCATTGTTGTGGCTCAAGACCAACAAACTACTAAAACCAAAGATGTTACTCAAGCTATTCTTAAGGCCATTGACAAGCAAGGAGGAGAGAGGATTCTTGTAACATaa